Part of the Ornithodoros turicata isolate Travis chromosome 6, ASM3712646v1, whole genome shotgun sequence genome, caccaacgctttcccttacgtgcgcaaaggcgtcAGCGTACGTTATACCACGGTTATACTGAAACTCAGTGTTAAGTGTGCAGCAAATTACGCGGAAATCCACCCCTCTCATTACAGGGCTTTCTAAACGGCAACAACGCAAAACGGCGTCTGTGCATGCGTCTGactttttagctccccggcactggggttttaacgcttttaatcatgaaCCTCAAGAGACCTTACGTAATTATTAAGCTAAAGGTGCCGTCATGTCTACTGTTCAAGGAAAGAATTTCTAAAAATTGCTGTGTAGTTctgcattttcgaaatttcattttcatttcgaaCGTTTCTGCAGAATATACTATTAAAGTTGTGCAATGCGCTCTCACAAACATAATTTCGTTGATACCAGAGAGCCACCAGGCCAAGGGAACGCCAGCTCAGTATCCGCGgcaattttaattgaaattcaTTGTCACCTGTACCGTTTGTGAATAGCTTATCCAAACTCAGGGACCAACGTAGCCGTGACCTACCTCTCCGCGTGTTTTAACTCTACATATCTAACAAAAACCATAAGAATACCATAACCGTTCAACCGCAACATAACAATTGCGCAAATCGACAACTTCTGAGATTACATGCGTGCGGAAATAGAATTTCGCAAAAGTCAGGGATTTTGGTATGAGTCTAAGCCAGCACACGTTACGACAATACCCCGGGAAATCTTCAGCCGAATGATGTGCATTCACAGATCCTTGACCCTTTGACAGCGCTACTTTGTCCAAAAAAATGTCCAGGCCAGTTCATGGGCCAGAAACCGTGTCATAACAACAACCAACAACTTTAGCTACAGTATTTCTAAGGCCAAGTAGAGCGGGAACAGCCGCAACGCAGTCAAATCGTGTAGTCAAAGCAAGCGAGGATACGCACCCTTTACTACCCAACATTTTGCGCAGCGCCGGTAGGGGACATACGACGCTGGCTCCACCTGCTTGGTGCAAGGAGCggattgcaccctcggttcttaaccccttgAAATCCAAACAACAAActggttttccggggtcgcacaaggggcGAGGGCGACCAAgtcttcctgacctcaattgatgaataaggtggccgctgtcacccggaaattaataaacggaggttaaaaatccccgGGGAAATTTGAGACCAGTCGAGTGcaaatgtgctgacatctcttctttccaagattgacacagcggaaggcatggtccaaagcaaaattaaacaatttagtatcgcataataaacagagtgtgaatgcgctaacgtctgttctttgtgacattgatgcagcagaaggcatggtcgaaatcAAAATTACATTATAAACACATTCCCAACTCGGAAAtgctgttccatttgctcgatagtactcacttaacggaattttcgatttatgaatccctcgatttatgaatgatttttcggggaaccgagggtgttcataaatcgagggttgactgtatatatatatatgtacagggtgtcccagaaaacgtatcattgaattctaataaaaaaaatatacgccacctagaatcatgcgatcaacggcatttgttcttactcgaTTTTTggcacctcctgatgtgcatgtcatgcaACCTAAGTTtagttatgtaaatttttgcgaagtgaactctgaaatttgccaagtaaatgtcacttttttaccccaccaacatgaagagcgcaccgaatttactcaaattcatgataattgacagtgatgcACAGGATCTATCcgatcgggaaaaatagccaaacatcatgctcCTCGGTgcacttgagtataacgcgcgaggactttTGGGCGCAATAGctgtcagtgcgacgaaaggaggtttcaAACCCAGCCAACGGAGtaatagtagaaaaagtgacagtttctGAAATttggagagggaaggtatggtcccatCTGAAGCgggacgcgataagctatgtctgcgttatctctttcttccatgccggtgtgggctgggtttccaacctcctttcgtcggactgacaattaTTTCGCTGAAAAATCCATCGCGCGCTATCCTTTGCGAGCCCCgcagagcatgattttcggctatttcttccgatacgatagctcctcaatattcctgtcaattattattaatttcactaaattcggcacgctcttcacgttgGTGTTGTAAAAAAGTgtcatttacttggcaaatttccgagttcggttcgcaaaaatttacataattaaacttaggttacatgacatgcataTCAGGAGGTCGCAAAAATCTAGTAAGGGCAAATGCCGTTGCACCGTATGAttctatgtggtgtagttttttaattaaaattcaatgacacgttttctgagacaccctgtatatattaccAAAGAAGCTGTCGAGTGACGTCTGGGTATTGTGTGCGCGACATCGCGTTGTTGACGTGCCGTGTGGTTTGTGACGCGGCAAGCCACCTCGTCGCGCCTCGTCGCTGTTCGCGACGAACGCTCTAAAAAAACGCTCTACGTGGTTTAGCCTCAACGAACGACGTAAAATCCTTGAGCGAGTGCGACGTCTCGGTCGAGGAATTTTCTTAAAAAATATGCGGCCGTCAAACGCATTTTGTACTGTTGTAAATCTCCAAACCCCTGTAAAGATTGCTGAATTCGGTTGAAAACGTGTCTATCCTACTGATCGTCTGGTAGCGGGTTGGAAAGGCTCACGATCGTCGTCGTGAAGCGACGTAAATACGAGAATTATCAGATATAAGTTTTGGTCCGTGTAAAAATCCCTCCTTTCTTGTCTGCAGACGCACGAAGCAGCGCCGGCACAAATCGACTTCGTCTTCAGAGAACCGGCTTCTAGCGTCGATCTTTCCATATCGATGGAGTATTTTCCACCACAGACCGGTGCGCAATCTTCGCGCGGCCAGGGAGTAGGGCGTAAACGTGTCGTCGAGAAAATGGTAATACTGGACAAAAATGACCAATCACCACAATCAGTAGAGGAGACACTTAGTCTTCCTCCTGGTCTCTTACGTCCCATCGACGCTGTTAGAACTCCGGAGGAACGCAGAAAAGACGTCTTGAACAAGCTAGAGATTTTGGGGGTCAACCTCGGATCATTGGGCTTGCGACTTACAGAGACGCGTGACACTCAAGGAACGATGGGAGAACAGAAAGAAATCCAAAGAACCGATGAGAGTGCGTCCAAGCTCCAAGAAGGCGGGAAGACGAGCGAGAAGATATCTCAGGGAGCGACCAATAGAAGCGCGTCTGTGTCCGACACGACTAAAGAACCGAAAGAGGACCAGGAGCAAGCTGAGGTGAAAGAAACTCCAGGCGAGAGTTTCAAATGGAAAACACCTCCAAGTGCAAGCGGAGCGTCAGCCGGCGTCATTACGACTGGTATCGTAACACCAACTCCAGTTGACGCATCACGCACCTGTGCAATCTTCACTCCTTCTTTAGGTGCCCTACTCTCGGAACCACCGGGTGTGGTGCTGGCACAGTCTGTTACTGGGTTGGTGTCACAACCAGTAGCTGGAACGTTAACACAACCAAACACTGGAATTGTATCACTGCCAACGGCTGGGGTGTTTACACCAACAATGACAGGACAGACTTCACGACCACTTGCTGCAGTACTTACACCGTCAATGCCAGGACTGTCTTCGCAACCAGTGGCTGGAATGTTTACACCGTCAGCGACTGGTTCCGTCTCACAACCAGTGGCTGGAACGCTGACCCTACCAATGACTGGAACTGCGTCACAACGAGTGGCTGGGGTGTTTACACCATCCGTGGCTGGAACGATGTCACAACCAGTGTCTGCAGTGTTGGCACCATCAATGTCAAGACTGGCTTTTTCGCGTCCAGTGACGGGAGTGCTGACACCGTCGGTGACTGAATTCATCTCACAGCCAATACGTGGAACGTTGACACAACCACCTACTCAAATTGCGTCACAACGGTTGGATGGGGTGTTTACACCAACAATGTCAGGACTGACGTCACACCCACTTGGTGCAGTACTTACATCGTCAATGCCAGGACTGACTTCGCAACCATTGGCTGGGGTGTTGACACCGTCACTGACTGGAGTCGTCTCACAGCCAATGGCTGGAACGTTGACACGACCAATTACTGCAACCACGTTACAACCAGTGGTTGGGGTGTTTACACCATCTGTGGCTGGAACGGTGTCACAACCATTGTCTGCAGTGTTGGCACCATCAATGTCAAGGCTGGCTTCGCATCCAGTGACGGGAATGCTGACACCCTCGGTGACTGAACTCATCTCACAGCCAATGACTGGTACGTTTACACCACCGATTACTGGAATCGCGTCACCACCAGTGGCTGGGGTGTTCACACCATGTTTGGCTGGAACGGTGTCACAACCATTGACTGCGGTATTGACACCATCGATGTCAGGATTGGCTTCGCATCCAGTGGCGGGAGTGCTGACACCCTCAGTGACTGAATTCGTCTCACAGCCAATGGCTAGAACGGTGGCACGACCAATTTCTGGAATCGCGTCCCAACCAGTGGCTGGGGTATTTATACCATCAGTGGCTGGAACGGTGTCACAACCATTGGCTGCATTATTGACACCATCAATGTCAGGACTGCCTTTGCAACCAGCTGATGGGGTGCTACCACCCTCAGTGACAGATTTCGTGTCACAACGAGTGGCTGAGACGTTGACACCGCCAATGAGTGCGATTGGGTCACAACAAATAGCTGGGGTATTTACACCAACGACAGGACTTGCTTCACAACCTGTGGCTGGAGTACTGACACCAACATCTTGTAGAATGATGACACCGATCATGGCTACTGGCTGGCAACCTCTTATCAGTGGACTAGTACCAGCGACACTGGTAACTGGAAGTGCTCTAGATGGTAGCCCCCAAACGAGGATAGTGAGTGAAAGAGAACACCTACCGACGCGAACGGATGGAAAGCGAGTATCTGATGGCATAAGTCCTTGGCAGGTATTACCCCCAGAAAAGCTCGTAACGGTTAGTCCGAAGCAAATGATAAGTAAGTGCGTACAAGAAGGAGACGGACTTCTATTGAGTAGACCTATTGTGAGCGAAAGGAAAATACCTGATAATAGAAGTCTTGACAGGCCTGGAGACAGGGAATGGAAGCAAGGAACTGGACACGTCGAAGCCAGGACGGCAACAACTGCAGCCATCAAGAAAATCCACGAGACACCATTAACTGATAAAGATGTGCTAGGGAATGCTTCTAACGATGCAGGACTTCGAACAGTGGAGGGAGTGCCGGACTTCGGAAGGTACACCCACAGCGATGAGGGGTCGTCGCAAAATAATGTGGAGTCGCATATGGTGCCACAAATGGCTGACTCCACTGCACATGATAAGGGATCACGTGACGTCACGCCTAATCTGGATGACTTGGAGCACGCTGGTGGAATGCACATAATGTCACCAGCCGCTGTAAGCGAGGTGGCAACTCCTGCGAGCCGAGAAAGTCCCGAGAACGTTATGAGTCCGAGGGGCTCGAATGCAGGTCAGGAGGAATCTGACGACAGAAGTCATAGCAGTCCAGATGTTGATCATACGAGACACCCTTTTTCGAAAGATCATGTTGTAGGGTTCTGCACCGTTGACGATGGATCACCGGCAAGAGGAATTGGTGAGCTTTGTTACCCGTTGTTGGATTATCACGTTCTGCATTCGTTATTAGTATTCCTAGAGCACTATTGCTTTAATATGCTGGAGCCTATTTCTGTGCAACTTTGCCCACTTGCGAAGTTTGTCGAATAGCACTCGCTAGCCTGCAGCTATGTACATACCGTCTCATAGTTTGTACTGTGTTTTCAGGAGGCGACCTCTTCAACATACTCAAATCACCAGTAGATTCTACCTTCCTCAGCGATGCCCCAGGTAGCTTCTCAACAACAGCAATCTGCGACGAACTGCATCGCCTGCCGTCGTCAACAAGCTTCAAAGAGCTGTATTTAAACCCAGTAGTGCCCATACCCTTCTCAGTTGAAGACGAGAAATGTCATATTTTTAAATTGAGGGCTGCGAAGGTACGACCTTCGACCACTCGTAAACGCCGACGACTTATGCTTCGTAAGAAGACACTACATTCCTTAAGACACCGAGATTCAGTACCTAGCGAAACCTCCATCTCTATTCAGTATCCAGTAGAAATCTTGTACTCTTCAGAAACGGCCACGTGGGATAGTAAACCACGGCACGATCCATCCTCTGCGTACAACCCATTGTTTGCAACAGACGTGGCGTTCAAGCTAAATCCGCTGAAACGAAAAATGTCGTGGTGGTTGCCGACGCGCGCAGAAGCTGGAGACACGCACGACTTGCTGTCAAGATCTAGTGAGAAGATAATGTCAATGAAGAGAAATTATCATATTTACGGAATGACGGAACTGACTTCTGCTGTGGGTGTAGAGGACGGGAAGTCGGTGGTACaggcagaaaaaaaggaaacaagtgAGTACTTCCTTTAGTGGGTTGTATGTATGCTTTCTAGCATAGATTgtgaagttacccgtcaaaaagaactcgttacaagtaagttaccgtgtgcaaaatgtaactaagttaatagcgaagttcttcagcctgaaatgtaactcgcagatacgagttactcccaagttacttcggacacaaaataacattACGTAGGTGCAGCGCATGTGAGCAGTTGCGTTAGatcttgagttgcctgcggaggagtgcaacacgcttagatcgttttcgtttatgtccaacaacagatctctccctgtttgtaaacaaattacgtcatagtgttcaacGGCGCCAGAATTTGGTAGGACTGAACTGCGCGCGAAGCTAGCGGTGAACAtggtcgtgcccgaaagccacggtctcgaCGGGATTACTATACGGTCCaataaagggacgcgaccctcggtcctacttttctttcaatgggaggcagcgaacaagtgcccgttcgtggaacccagccccctcctcctgatttgtttcggtttcagtccgtctaccaatgtcatgatgacgttgctCTGGTAGAGGCCTGTTCGAACGCTTTGTATCTTACTCCCCGTGGGCGCACattggttcagcttcatttcaatggcagcggttcttacttcctggataaaatactgtcattgattgaatattaCGTTTgccaaaaaatgccatgaaggaaccggagagaaagcaagaaaatatgtggacgtgagtgaaaagcgagttaaaagctACTTGGAACTTTACTCAAGTTACTTTGGCGtggttacctgaaaaaggaacgagttcccctgaaagttaccatggcgcaaaagtaccgagttaagttacgaAAAAAAGgcacttagttacagtaacgagttacctcgaactctgctttcTAGCAGGCATTCAACTGAAAGGACGCTGCAAAGGCCAGAGATTGATGTTTAGTCTAACTTCAAAATTGGTAGTTAAATAATCAAAATCGTCAAAATTTCATCTATTGAGATATGAGCTCTGGTATCCTGCGCTCACAATTAACCACGTGGCTTAACTCCAGGTCCTCTGCAAAAAGTCATCTTCGAAGAGAAAGAGTAAGAACAATCAACAAGTGGTAAGAACGGATATTTAGCATGTTACTTTCAGAAAGGCTAAGGGCTTGCGTGCAGCCCTTCTGCTTGCTTTGGCGTACGCGACAAACTTCGGCGCTACTGCCTCTGGTGGCTCCACTGCCAACGTTTATCTCCGCCAATACATCACCAGGTAAATCTTCTTCAAAGATAAGAGGTATCCACAATTGGCTGCATGCCGTACTGCCGGTGTAATGCGAAGAGGACGCCTTCGTGAAAAATTGACGCAAAAAGAGACGTGGAATGAACAAGCATGGTTGGAAACTGTGTATATGTgccgtcaaaaaaaaaaaaaaaaaagaggacagGAAAAACAATGGGAGGGGaggtaagggggggggggctctctCCGTTTGAGATGTCCGCGAGGTTTTCAAGTAGCTTTTACCTTGACGTTTAAGTGAACTTACTAATGGTATTGATTAATCGAATTTACTATTTAAGGTATTTTATTTTAATTGTGTGATTATTACTTATTAATAATACAATTACTGAACCTACAATAACTTACGTCGATTATATTAAATAAACTAATTTAACCCTGCACGAGAGTGCAACGTAAAAGTCAGTCACATAAACAACCGGAAACAGTTAAGTACAACTTCACAACGTAAGAAGGAGATTCACTCAATTGTCGTGAACTTTCCAGTTGTATATCAAAAGTCATGTAGACTCCGACAGCACACGAATGCGACTGCTTCCCACGAACGCAAGAACCCGCGTGAATGAAACGAGGGACCCGTAAGCAATGGTAAAGTAGGAGCTTTCACCGCGGCATTTGACTTTGCAGCCACTACCTCTCGATCGACATGACTTTCTTCGGCTGGTGGGTCGTGCACTTTCCTTTCTCCTTAGTCATGATGATCGTGGCCTCCTCGGTGATCCAGTGCCTGCTCGTTCGAAATTAGTGAGTACGGTGGAAGGTACGGTATTTATTGTACCAAGGCCTAACTCCGGGCATTTGAAGAAATTGAACTCTTTCATGTGATTCGTCTTGCATTGCCGTCGCTCTTTTATGCGATATCTTGGCAGCAGAACGAACGAGCTGATGACTGCTAAGCAGTTTCTCCAATATGCATACGCAGAGTACGCGACTCGCATATAGTGTTATCATTTGGTACGGAAAAATAATTTTGATCATGAGCAATTTGCGTTTTGTGTCTTCCGCGAAAATAAAAGCTGAAACCACTGTACTTACTTCAAACTAGTCGAACCTGGTGTCAAAATGAAGAGGCTAAACTGTGTCTATAACTTTTTGTGCAGTGACAACGACGACACGGGTATCGATCCACCTTCGAAAACGGTTATCATGGATAGACTCGACATCATGGGACATGCTACGTACGCATCCGGATGTCCTCTGACCAGTGCAATGTGCCTTGTGCAGGCCTAATATAAATTTGAAAGCGTGTGATCTCTCAGCCGATATCCCTACAACTAGGTTCATAAGAAGTGTTTTCGTTTGCAGGTACCGTGAATTCATCGTGGGTTTCTTGTTTGTGCTGAGTCTCATTCTTTTAGTGTTTCGCGATCCATTCTTTATGCCTGGCTGGGCTCTATGGCTGGGGATCGAAAGGTGGGCACTTACCATGACCACCACGAAATATTTGTAACCCTTTCTCGTCCTCAGAGACATAAGGGACGCGTCGGTGGGCATCATGATTGGTCTGCTCGCTTTCCTCTTTCCCAGCGAGGTCCTGCCAGATAAAGGCAACGCTCCTATCCTGGAATGGACAGACCTCCACAAGCGTCTACCTTGGGGAGTCATCTTTCTTCTAGGCGGCGCTGCAACCATATCCACGGCCATAGAAGTGAGTTATTCGCGGTATTCATTTCCAACAAAAACGGTCTTGCGTGGATTGTGTACAACTCATTTGGTGCTGCAAGGAAAATGGTCTGTACGAATCGCTGGAGCAAACACTGCTCAATGTGCCCGCGGAGTCCGTGGAATTCCTGCAGTACCTGGTGGTCATCGTCATCGGCTGTCTTGGTGAAGTCACAACGCAGGAGAGCAGACTCAAGCACTTCATTGGCATTGGAGGCAAATTGGTAAGTAGGATGTCATCCGCTGTCAACGTTTGTGTTCCTGCATGTCCCTTGAAAGAAATCACTGAACTGTTCTCAAAACGCTCGCAGGCAAAGAAATTCGAGCGCAGGCCTCTGTACTTTCTGCTGCCCATCAACATCATGTGCCAATTCTCGCTCATCTTACCGTCATCGGCTCCAGGAAACGCCATGGCCTTTGAAATGGGGAGCATGACATCTCTACAAATGGTATGATATCAGCCGACATGACCCCACGCGTTTTTCGGCATCCAGTTGGTTCATAATGCGGTCTCAAAAGTGCCTGGAGTTCAAAAGTTTAGTGTGGGTAGATGGCACATATATATAATGGGCTTAATAGGTCATGAACTTCGATTTCGAGTTTCGATTTTTATGTGAATTAACCGCTTCGCAGATCATGCCAGGCATCCTCATCAAGGTTATTGGTGTTGTCCTCTACATGATCATCGTCAATAGCATCGCCTTGACTTCCTTCAGCAAGGAAGACTACACACCCCATTCAAAATTATTTGAAAACACAACTGCGAACATGACACGCTTCACAACTATTCATCACGCAATTATAGACATCGGATAACGACCTTATCTACTTGCTACTATAATTACTAGCTCGATAATTTAGTCGTATTTAGAGGCCCACGTGTGCCAGTACTGGAATAAACGAGAATTTGAAACCAAATCTGTTATGGACGGACATCTGGGAGCTCCTCAGCGCTGACGTCACAGGCGAAACAGCCTCGTGCAGGCAGGACCACCTCTTGATGGGTAGAGGTATAAGGCTTATCAACTCCCGGTTTGGCGTCCGATTATCTTGAGCAGTGATGgtcaaagtacctcaaaatacACACTCCAACGTACTATATTGCCGATTTCGTTCGCATCACATTGCATTTGTCTTAAttatgtagaggaggtggtattcatatacatgagtcctgaccggcgatgacggaatgtcccagcgggcagatgtgcgtggcctcacgccaggacggtgccggtagaactggccgCCAGACGCAGTGgcacgcggcagcagaggcatgTCTTCATCGtcatccacgggccgccacatcactccccccttcagacgcggagcgatgcatgcggttgaggtccgcgtcgataccatgaagaggagaatgaggaagACTCGTGGGTGGTGGACGACTGGACAGACGGCTTGTGactgtggctgttgatgcagcagcagcgggatggcgggaacaagagcgttgcgatccgggcgggttccagtgatgagataTGAATGCTGAGTGGTTGACTGCTTGGatgcttgagtggttgctgattgtgttgggCGGCGCTGAGTGCGTTGTGTTGTGTTGAGTGATCGTTGCTGCGTTGCTTGTTGCTGAGTAGTGCTGAGTAAGTGTGTTGAGTGATCGTTGCTGAG contains:
- the LOC135396685 gene encoding uncharacterized protein LOC135396685 isoform X2 yields the protein MPSDKAKIVKVVEIGYALDVTAHSWPIARQAVGYGVVTLLMGLALRSSRAAGKCLFVIGSLLVLFVLEPIPYQVSSMLPLFLFPLAGLLEANKITGAYMNDDILTSISSILVALIVMKSPLSRRAALWLLCWTGVKVKTVMLSVMSLVFFVSMFVSSTMTTGLLVGFIDALIFEIYANNLRVRYAMYTRETHEAAPAQIDFVFREPASSVDLSISMEYFPPQTGAQSSRGQGVGRKRVVEKMVILDKNDQSPQSVEETLSLPPGLLRPIDAVRTPEERRKDVLNKLEILGVNLGSLGLRLTETRDTQGTMGEQKEIQRTDESASKLQEGGKTSEKISQGATNRSASVSDTTKEPKEDQEQAEVKETPGESFKWKTPPSASGASAGVITTGIVTPTPVDASRTCAIFTPSLGALLSEPPGVVLAQSVTGLVSQPVAGTLTQPNTGIVSLPTAGVFTPTMTGQTSRPLAAVLTPSMPGLSSQPVAGMFTPSATGSVSQPVAGTLTLPMTGTASQRVAGVFTPSVAGTMSQPVSAVLAPSMSRLAFSRPVTGVLTPSVTEFISQPIRGTLTQPPTQIASQRLDGVFTPTMSGLTSHPLGAVLTSSMPGLTSQPLAGVLTPSLTGVVSQPMAGTLTRPITATTLQPVVGVFTPSVAGTVSQPLSAVLAPSMSRLASHPVTGMLTPSVTELISQPMTGTFTPPITGIASPPVAGVFTPCLAGTVSQPLTAVLTPSMSGLASHPVAGVLTPSVTEFVSQPMARTVARPISGIASQPVAGVFIPSVAGTVSQPLAALLTPSMSGLPLQPADGVLPPSVTDFVSQRVAETLTPPMSAIGSQQIAGVFTPTTGLASQPVAGVLTPTSCRMMTPIMATGWQPLISGLVPATLVTGSALDGSPQTRIVSEREHLPTRTDGKRVSDGISPWQVLPPEKLVTVSPKQMISKCVQEGDGLLLSRPIVSERKIPDNRSLDRPGDREWKQGTGHVEARTATTAAIKKIHETPLTDKDVLGNASNDAGLRTVEGVPDFGRYTHSDEGSSQNNVESHMVPQMADSTAHDKGSRDVTPNLDDLEHAGGMHIMSPAAVSEVATPASRESPENVMSPRGSNAGQEESDDRSHSSPDVDHTRHPFSKDHVVGFCTVDDGSPARGIGGDLFNILKSPVDSTFLSDAPGSFSTTAICDELHRLPSSTSFKELYLNPVVPIPFSVEDEKCHIFKLRAAKVRPSTTRKRRRLMLRKKTLHSLRHRDSVPSETSISIQYPVEILYSSETATWDSKPRHDPSSAYNPLFATDVAFKLNPLKRKMSWWLPTRAEAGDTHDLLSRSSEKIMSMKRNYHIYGMTELTSAVGVEDGKSVVQAEKKETSPLQKVIFEEKEKAKGLRAALLLALAYATNFGATASGGSTANVYLRQYITSHYLSIDMTFFGWWVVHFPFSLVMMIVASSVIQCLLVRNYDNDDTGIDPPSKTVIMDRLDIMGHATYREFIVGFLFVLSLILLVFRDPFFMPGWALWLGIESEVLPDKGNAPILEWTDLHKRLPWGVIFLLGGAATISTAIEENGLYESLEQTLLNVPAESVEFLQYLVVIVIGCLGEVTTQESRLKHFIGIGGKLAKKFERRPLYFLLPINIMCQFSLILPSSAPGNAMAFEMGSMTSLQMIMPGILIKVIGVVLYMIIVNSIALTSFSKEDYTPHSKLFENTTANMTRFTTIHHAIIDIG
- the LOC135396685 gene encoding uncharacterized protein LOC135396685 isoform X1 encodes the protein MPSDKAKIVKVVEIGYALDVTAHSWPIARQAVGYGVVTLLMGLALRSSRAAGKCLFVIGSLLVLFVLEPIPYQVSSMLPLFLFPLAGLLEANKITGAYMNDDILTSISSILVALIVMKSPLSRRAALWLLCWTGVKVKTVMLSVMSLVFFVSMFVSSTMTTGLLVGFIDALIFEIYANNLRVRYAMYTRETHEAAPAQIDFVFREPASSVDLSISMEYFPPQTGAQSSRGQGVGRKRVVEKMVILDKNDQSPQSVEETLSLPPGLLRPIDAVRTPEERRKDVLNKLEILGVNLGSLGLRLTETRDTQGTMGEQKEIQRTDESASKLQEGGKTSEKISQGATNRSASVSDTTKEPKEDQEQAEVKETPGESFKWKTPPSASGASAGVITTGIVTPTPVDASRTCAIFTPSLGALLSEPPGVVLAQSVTGLVSQPVAGTLTQPNTGIVSLPTAGVFTPTMTGQTSRPLAAVLTPSMPGLSSQPVAGMFTPSATGSVSQPVAGTLTLPMTGTASQRVAGVFTPSVAGTMSQPVSAVLAPSMSRLAFSRPVTGVLTPSVTEFISQPIRGTLTQPPTQIASQRLDGVFTPTMSGLTSHPLGAVLTSSMPGLTSQPLAGVLTPSLTGVVSQPMAGTLTRPITATTLQPVVGVFTPSVAGTVSQPLSAVLAPSMSRLASHPVTGMLTPSVTELISQPMTGTFTPPITGIASPPVAGVFTPCLAGTVSQPLTAVLTPSMSGLASHPVAGVLTPSVTEFVSQPMARTVARPISGIASQPVAGVFIPSVAGTVSQPLAALLTPSMSGLPLQPADGVLPPSVTDFVSQRVAETLTPPMSAIGSQQIAGVFTPTTGLASQPVAGVLTPTSCRMMTPIMATGWQPLISGLVPATLVTGSALDGSPQTRIVSEREHLPTRTDGKRVSDGISPWQVLPPEKLVTVSPKQMISKCVQEGDGLLLSRPIVSERKIPDNRSLDRPGDREWKQGTGHVEARTATTAAIKKIHETPLTDKDVLGNASNDAGLRTVEGVPDFGRYTHSDEGSSQNNVESHMVPQMADSTAHDKGSRDVTPNLDDLEHAGGMHIMSPAAVSEVATPASRESPENVMSPRGSNAGQEESDDRSHSSPDVDHTRHPFSKDHVVGFCTVDDGSPARGIGGDLFNILKSPVDSTFLSDAPGSFSTTAICDELHRLPSSTSFKELYLNPVVPIPFSVEDEKCHIFKLRAAKVRPSTTRKRRRLMLRKKTLHSLRHRDSVPSETSISIQYPVEILYSSETATWDSKPRHDPSSAYNPLFATDVAFKLNPLKRKMSWWLPTRAEAGDTHDLLSRSSEKIMSMKRNYHIYGMTELTSAVGVEDGKSVVQAEKKETSPLQKVIFEEKEKAKGLRAALLLALAYATNFGATASGGSTANVYLRQYITSHYLSIDMTFFGWWVVHFPFSLVMMIVASSVIQCLLVRNYDNDDTGIDPPSKTVIMDRLDIMGHATYREFIVGFLFVLSLILLVFRDPFFMPGWALWLGIERDIRDASVGIMIGLLAFLFPSEVLPDKGNAPILEWTDLHKRLPWGVIFLLGGAATISTAIEENGLYESLEQTLLNVPAESVEFLQYLVVIVIGCLGEVTTQESRLKHFIGIGGKLAKKFERRPLYFLLPINIMCQFSLILPSSAPGNAMAFEMGSMTSLQMIMPGILIKVIGVVLYMIIVNSIALTSFSKEDYTPHSKLFENTTANMTRFTTIHHAIIDIG